attaggaaaaacttccaaactgtcagggtggttaagcactggaataaactgcctagggaggttgtggaatctccatcactggagctGTTTAAGAgcaaggttagacaaacacctgtcaggatggtctagataatacttagtcctgccttgagtgcaggggactggactaaaagaCTTCTcaaggaggtcccttccagacctctgattctatgattctatatttccTGGTGCTGATGTCCTGGCATTTTCCTTAAAGGCACCAAATAGAGAGTTTTTAACACATGGTAGTTTACATATACTCAGGGCCCACTAAAGAGACTGGGGGCATTGACTGGGGACAGGTGCCTGCCAGTCACTGCCTGGTCTATTTCTTCTACACTTtcaccactgaatgcatccgatgaagtgagctgtaccccactaaagcttctgctcaaataaatttgttagtctctaaggtgccacaagtcctccttttctttttactttcaccATTGCCATCCTTAGCTTGTGTGTGATTGGGCcggggtgtttgttttgtttgttcaaaGAGGAAGTTGTCCAGGGTCTGGATGAAGCACAAGAGCTGTGTCATTTGGGTGGCTTTGGCTGGCGGGATAATTTCTTTCCAAGCCTTTAGTAAGGAGCGAGATTTAAACTCCACGCCACAAAGTGCTTCGGTGGGACATGTGTGTCGACGCAAGAGGCATTTCCAGCCCTACGGTGTCAGCCTGGCTGCTGTTCGGGAGCTAGGAAAGAGGGATAATATATGCGTCTAATAGAAGTACAGAAATAAGCGAAATAACCCTGATGGGCTGCCTACAGTTTTCCTGGTTTATTGCATAGCTAAAAATAACTGTAGTCATAGTTTGAGTCAATACAGTGAAATGTGCAGTGCAGGTCTGGCGGGTTCAGGACCTTCCAGGCGGAGCTGAGCTCTATGTTGGTCAAAAAGGGACCGGCGAACACGGAAACCTTGTTCTGTGTCAGGGGGAAGGGGGCTAGCGATTTTTGTAAAGGGTGTCGCTTGTTTTATTATGATGATTGTTCGTTTTTAAGCGCCGCGCATTTGTACAAAGCTGGGGCATTATCTGTTGTTCTCCCCAGCGGAAGCAACCGCTGTCTTTTTGCTTCTGTGTATTTTAGCAGTGACAAAGTCAAAGCGAGACAGCTAATGAATTCCCCGAGAAAGGACGTAACGAAGGGTCGTTTTCTGTTTATAATCCgaagtaaaaaaaaaccaaagccaGCTCCCCCCGCCGCTCGAACACCGAATCGTCGGAAAGCAAAGAACAAACGGTGCTGAAATAGCTGCACGTGCGAATGGCCTTTTGCTACAAGATCTGGATGGGCGCGTATCGTCCTCTTGGTTGGGGGACCGGATTCGGATTCGTTCCTTTTTACATGTCTCGAAAACAATTCACAGCCAAAGAGGCAGGGAACGTTTGGCCCCAACGTAAGACCGGCTAGCTCCACGTGGCTCCAATAGTTACAGCAATGCCTCAGGCTGGCTCTAGGCCCGTCTGTATTTTCAGGTCATCTGTGCACGTTACCTGCACCTTGAATGTATTTAAGGTCATCTGTTAACCCGTCCTTCCCTCCACAGCCCGGCTACTCCGCTGGTTACAGACAGCGATGCGCAGTGAGGCTGGTGCTAGTCGGGCACGCAATCGGGTGGCCCGTGGCCATGTCTTTTGGCGGTTGAGTTTCTCTAGGAAACGGGGAGCGGGAGATGTTTGCTGAGCTGAATTTGCCTGGAGTCGAAGGAATGAAAACCAAACACAGCGCAGTTgcaaggggaagtgggggggggggggtgtaccCTGGCTAAACTCCCTGCGTTGCTGGCTAGCGGAGCGGGCTGTCCTGCCCACAGCCCAGAGCGCAAAGCGCAAAGCGGGGCCGCAGGAAGGCTCGGGTCGGAGCGAGCAACGGGGTAAAGTTCTCCCGACGCCGGCCGCCTTCTAGGGGCGATGGCtgtggacggggggggggggcagaggcggaCACAAGGGGGATCCGTGTTCCCTGGCATCCGCCGGAGAAACCCTTTTACAGCGGGGCGGGGCAAGGCAGAGAATTGCAAACTAGACCCATCCAGTGGAGTCCGCCGAAAACCTCAGTTCCCATTCAGCCGCCCGGGTCAGGGCCTGGACCTGGGTCCCGGGGCATGTGCTCGGTGCGCTCCCCAGGGCCGGGCTGAGCCAGCGCCCTGGGGCCACACCGCAGTTGgttggatgcattttttttttctcggAAATAATGGCTGGAAGTTGCTAAAACGATGGTGCGCCCCGGTCCTCTGGAGCTATTGTCCCCCGGCCGGCCAgcgggctcccagccccactgccgtgCAAGAGGCATGTCTAACCCGGTCTAGCCCCACACCATGGCCAGCTGCACTTTGGCCAGGGGGCGTGCCAGACATTTGCCTGGCTCTcctaggccagcagcagcagcgtgcCCAGCTTAGCACGGGGACCAGTGtccgcccccccggcccccaaggTATCAGCTCGACCCCAGGCTCCCCCGTTGGCTCCCGGCTGCCTCTGTCCCTGCGTCGGGGGCACGTTTAAGATCCTTGTTTACGATCCGTGTATTTATTGGTGCagtctctcccttcccccgcctCGCGGCTGGGGCCCCCCGGCCTGGGCGGCATTTCGCAGGTCGCCTCCAGCGAAAGGAAGCGGCAAGTTTCCCGTGCAGCGGCTTGCCAGTCGCAGGCGGAGCCGGGAAGCGCCCGCTAACCGCCGGGCAGGGCTCCGGGGCGAGCCCGGGCGCTCTGGCTTCTTGCCGTCGTCCATGGAGCgcagccctgcagcctgcccgGGGCGTGGCGCGGCCTTCGGCACTGGGAGCCGTGGAGagctgggcccgatcctgcaatgGCTGTTGCAGTTCCTAGGAGCTTTGCCTGGGGGCAGGCTCGGGCCTTGGCCCCGGCTGGGCTGCGTGAGCGGCCCGGGTCGCTGGCTCGCACCCAGCAGCGGCCTGGGGGGGCAAAGCAGGGCACCGGGTGGGCTGGGACCGCGCCCCTGGCCAGCAGCGGTGGGATCAGCCCCGGCGCCATGCAAGGCCCGGGCCGGTGTGACACGGCCCCTGCGCCTGCCGGGCCCCCTGCTCGGCCAGCCTAAAGCTCCCTCGCACCCACTGAGGGAGGCAGCCCTGGGGCGCCGGGACGGTCCCCACAGCTTTGTATTCACGGTGCCCATAGAAGGGCCCGGGCAATGCTACCTCCCCCAGCACTTGCAGCTTCCCAGCCCAAaacctggcccccacccctggcAGAAGTGACCAGGCTGGGGGCTCCAGGCAGCAGGGGGGTGACAGCGCCCTGGGGGTGCAGCTCGGCTGGCTGGCTACAGTTGTCATCCCACTGTACCCCGCAGAGCTGAGGTGAATGGGCTTTTCCTCGCTAGCTTGTTGCCCCCCTCTCCTCTTACAGCCCTGAATTTGCTTCCCGAACCGAGACATGAACTAGCCCCGCGGCAGCATAGAGCccccaggccagaaggggccagcgGACCAGCTCGCCTGAGCCGCGTGTCACAGGCCACCAAGCGCACCCAGCACCGACTGCTCGGAGATGACCGTCTGGATGTCACAGGTGAGCTGGCCCTGGGTCCCTCACGTGTCTCCAAAGCATAGTCCGATGACTGACACACGCAAAGCCTCGGGCAACTTTTGAGCTATGCTAAAAATGGAGTTTGAAAACTTGGCGACAAAAAATAGTTAAAAAGCTGGTTTGgcttttgtaaataaataggCCCACTtcgcttttttatttaaaaattgatagATAGGTTAGGTCAGATTAGATCGATTACAGTAGACATTGACAAAGACAAAATGtatagtgggttttttaaatatataggtgtgtgtatgtatatacacatttTATATACACCACACACACtgaggaatatttttaaattaaaaaatctaagtagatatatttatttacaaaacattACCATCATACAATTTGATATGCATATAGTTTTGTAGGTATAATTTTGTTTGCACATGTACACacctacaaaaaagaaaagcagcaaatcGACGATGGGAGAGCAGCATTTAAGGAATCCATACGTCCAAGGTTATTAATTATAAAACATAATTAAAGTAAAAGTACAGAACGCCAACATATTAAATTTAAAAGCTAATATTAAAATAGAGTTAATATTTAATAAGGTAGCCACGCGTTACAAAGCTGATAGTGTATATTTAACTGTGTAAAACTAGGAGAGTTTTCCcaaagaaaaatgtattgtttAGCTGATTATCAAAGACTCTGTGATAGATTATCCATTTCACAAAAATAATAtagatatctttttaaatatagtaaTAAAAACATACTAGCGCCTTTTAAATACACTATTACTTACCAGCCCTTTTCATATTGTACTATCACAGACACTTTGGAATTGGTTTAAAAGCACATCATTCATTATTCAAAGCTCATCTTTGCATATTATTCCAGCTCAAGTCTGCCAGGCTCCCTGTGAAATCGTTCACAAAATTGATAACAGCAGACACACATGCAATAAAAAGATAGCCTTGGGCATCCAGAGCTCCCATTATGCAGATCAAGCCGCAATTTTCTCTAACAAAGCCTGCCCTGATTCAGACTGGgtgtcattttatttatttagccctCTTctgtttcgtgtgtgtgtgtgtgtgtttaaatcctCCCTTGCCATTCAAAGGCAGCGTGGGAGGGTTGGGCTGAAAGCGGGGTTCAGAGAAGTGATGCCTGGGGCAAGGCTACTAGGGGTAagtttccctcctctcctcttcccggCTGGGAGGCCCCTTCCTGAAAGCTGGCATCCCAGCTTGCTGGTAGCCTGCAAATCCAATTAGCTCCACTCTATAGAAACTCAAACTAATGATCAGTCAGCTTAGACACGCGAGagcaagtggaaaaaaaatccaattaggCTCCTCTCCGCCTCCCAGAACTACCAGGCCGGTGCAGCTCGGGAGGCCGGAGTCAGCCCCGTTTGCCATGCACCCCTCTTGCTCCCCATGGCTAAGTGCGGGGGCCCGGCTGCTCGCCTGGAGTCGCCGTCGCCCCTCtcggttttattttttaaacaaactcttCGCTGCGGTGCCACTTTTCAACCCCGATTTCTGCTCTCGCCGCACGTGCTGCGAGGGCACCGCTGTCCCCTGCCCTCCCTTTTCAGCCCATGGCCGGGGCTGGTTAGGTTGGGGAAAAGAATATTTAATAGTCATATTTATGTCGTCGTAAAAGCCTCCAAgcagccaggctcctggggaATGAGATGAATCCAAGACGGTGGGGCTATTTTCCCCTTAATCGGATTAGCAGTGAAAGAAATACCCTTCAGATGCCATCTCGGCTGCCTCTTAACATGGCCAGCCAGAAAGATGCGTCTCCTTAATTGATAAGTCCTCTCAATGTCAAACAACTGCTTTGCAATCGGCTTGTGTCGGCTTCCATGATAAATCTCTATTTTATCTCCCCCTGCCCCGGATTTGAGCATTTTCGGAGTCAACGCTAATGGGCCATTAAAATATTCAATACTTCAGTTCAAAAAAGTTCATTCGGAAATCCAGCAAGCTGATTCAAAGTGACGTGGGCTGGGAGCAGCGGGGGCTGTTGTCCAGCGAGGAGATGATTTCGAAATTCACCTAGATCCGTGATTTTACCTGCACCTGGCGCCTATTTAAATCTGTCTGGATCTACCGCAGTGTAGCTAGCTCCAGAGGGGGAAAATATCCATGTCTGTGAGCTAAAATAATCCAATCTCAATTGCACCTCACATTAAAATCATGTATTTGGAGGTTCCCACCCACCCCATATTTTCCTGCTAACTGATTCTGAGCATCGATCATTCGAAGTTAGTTAATAGGGCTCTGGTTCCTTGATTGATTTTGCCAGAGCCTTTAGAAGCAGGTAGTGATTTTGTACCCTGCCACCTCACCGTGCACCTGGATATTTCTTAAAGGAGATTCCAGTGAAAAGAGAGTTTATAATGGCTAGTCGCTCTTCTTTCCAACTCCTCCTGAGCTGCCCCTTTGATATTTATTTGGAGCTTGCAGCGACACGTAAATCCACCAGAAATTAACAAACTATCATATTATTAAGAGCTTCTGCTTTTAAAGTTCCCCATTCCTGGAAATTAACATCTATTTGGTTGCGTGCGAGTCTCCTGGGCAGCCGCTTTATGATATTTTCGGTGCGATCAATGGACTgccaggaagaagaagaagaagaagaaaaagaaaaagaaaaaagcgttatttgtgtgtgtatttctctCTGTATACGTCTCACTTTAGTCCAAACCTTCCACGGCAGTTACTTACAAATGGTCTTGGAATTGAATTCTATCAGGATGGGGATCTTTGTATAgggtgaggggagagaaacaGACACAGCTCACGGATAATTCCTGACAGCCACTAATACACCAAATAGCATTTTTTACTGTCTTGGATTTAGGAACAGCAGGTGAGATTTAACTGTCCATGTTAGCAATAAAACAGGCGTCCTCTAATTTTCTTTCAAGAAGACCCAATGGCATCACACTGTCCTCAGTGCTGTACATAAATCCATGCATTAAGATTCCCTTTGCTTCGATGCATTTCTTGAAGTTGGAAAGGGTCTTTAATAATCGTTTAAGTATCACTGTGAGGGAAAATGCATTGGGCTATTTTTCCCTATCCTCGAATAAATTGtgacttcaaaacaaaacaaaacaaaaacaaaccgcAAACAAACCAACAAGCTCCCCCCAGAGATTTGAAACGGAAAAAATGAATACCAAATACCCCTACAATAAAATAGGcagtttggtttgttttgttttttaagctctACATATTAGGATCATGAGATGTGGGGAAATCCTCCAACCTTGTCACTGAGCAAAATTGATCAGTTGGGATATAGTTTAGGAAACAAATATTGGCGGCGGATTTTTGTGTGTCGTAGGTTGGTTACAGCcctgcttttaatttattttcctttcttgccCCCCTATTCTTCAGCGTTTCGGTGCAATAAGTCCGATAACTCCACAAGTCTGTTTGCATTTACTGCTGCCATTTAAATTATTCAGTGTGTTGCGGTAATTGAATCCTAAGCTTTAAAAACTAATAAACTCTCTCCTTGTCGCTGCTTTCTGAAATCACAACATCAGCCCTAACAGGTGCTGATCAAATACTATTACATTCTATTAAAAGGAAAATTCTATTCCCTGTTTtcatttccctttataaaagggAAACTAAGTAAATGCATTTGAACGTTATTTAATTTTTAACGCCTTTAGTCCAATTTGGACTTTAGGGAGCGTCTACAAACTCACTTAACAGTCGTGTATGGCAATAAGTTTGTTGACGTAAATTAATCCAAAACGGAATCTGTGTATTTCTCATTGTTCCCCTCCCCCGCGCCTTTCATTTTATCTCCAGGAGAGGCGGCCCCGCGCAAATATTGGGCCGGCCGGtcaaacagagagagaaataggCTATTGAACTAAAATAAGCATGTTTGGAATTGGTAAAAACACAAACATAGCGGGAAAGCCGGAGGCCCTATAGTAATTAACTAGGCgcagtgtaaacacacacacaatacagttAATAGACAGGGAGAAATGTTTCCCATTTAATTCCTGAATTGTATTCTCCTCCCGTCCAGAGGTAAATTTAAACTAAATTCACAGTTTGCAAAAACCCCTTTCAAACCAAGGTTCCCAGGGGGCTGTGTTTCTCCTCTGAGCCGCGCTCACCCGTGGGGTTTGCAATCTCCACGATCTCAAGCCCAGGTCTGAgccctctctcgctctctttccaACGGGTAAGCGTAGTTCCAAAAAGTCAGCGTTCTACGGGCATATCTTTAATGACCCCTCataaggaatgggggggggggaggcgagcATGTCCCTTTCCTTCAGCTAAATGGCAACGGGGTAAGATTTCAGGAGGGTCCCCTGAAGTGGTGCTTAGTACACTGAGCATTAAAAAGCACCAAACAGAAAagtgtgggaggaaaggggacCAAACTCTGGGCTTCAAACCCCAGGAGCCCattattttccccctttgcattttttttttaaatagctcatGTCCTACTAGCACAATAAGGAGAGCCGATGAGCAGGTAAACACCCAGCAAAACTCTTCTCTGCGCCTCAGTAAGGTGTTTACACGCTGCATAATATTTATAAACAGAAACAATAGGAAAGAGTTACATTACATTCTAAATTAATCCATCCGGGGGAGAGGCCGTTTTGTCATTCCCATCCTGGAATTTTGTACAACTAGCATATTAGGTAATaaacgggggggagggaaggggaaggcctCGTAATTGCAAAGCTTTGTTAAATTTCAAATCGCTAATTTCTAAGGACAACAATCGCAGATGCTATTGTAATATCCGCCACACATTAGCTTAGCTAATAAATTTGACCTATTGTTCGTTTGTTAAAATGATGTCACCTTGGAACAGTCCCTAAGCTCCTATTTCAATGAATTAGGCCTTTATTGAAATTCGGGAGCCAATGGGAGGAGAGAGGCTTGTTTATTGCGTccaatggcagctgcaggacAGAAATTAGAAGCAGAAACTCAAGGTTTGGTTCAAAAAAGATGACACAGAGCCTGTCGGGCTGGACCACTCTTGGCAAAGTTTCAGTCTGACATACACCAGGACCTACATGGATCTACTGTAAAGGAAAGCGAGCGTTTTATAGGGGAATTCATACAGTTTTGAGCCAATATTTCTATTCACCAAGGATGGATCAGCCAACGAACACACAGACCCAGCATCAACACGAACCCATCAgctttggaattgatcagatttTAAATAGTTCTGATCAGGAAAACtcttcccagcctgcccccagaGGATCAGACAACACAAATTACCTGGGAAGCCCTGTGAGCAGAACAAGTGCCCCTTATCCTTCCCTTCCAGCTTCCTTCCCTGGCATCGGGGCGCCTTTTGAAGACTCTGGATCTTACAGTGTGAATCTGAGCTTGGCTCCAGCTGGAGTGATCAGGGTGCCAGCTCACAGACCCATCCCTGGGGCTGTGCCACCTCCAATTTCTAGTGCCATCCCAGCTATGCCAGCTGTACCCAGCCTTGGCAGCCTCAACTTCCCTTGGATGGAGAGCAGCAGGAGATTCGTAAAGGACAGATTCACAGGTAAGGGCTGATTTTTAACATGACCCTGAGTCCTGTTTTACCAAGAAGTTTTCTGCTACAGTCAAACTGCACTAAAACAGCCTAAAAACGTGTCAGGGTTTTCCCTTTCCCGGCTTTTAGAGCCCTCACATCTGTTACTGCACCTTGCGCAGGACaggaaagctttttaaaatagtgGGTTACTTCTTTCGGGCGAGGGGAAGAAGCATTACCTGGAACCGACTAATTAAGAGAAATACATTTTGGTTCCAGTTTTTGTGCCCACTGTAACGATTGCATTACCCCTGCACTAACTGACCAACAACTGTGTATGGATTGTGTGGCCAGCAGACGCAGTAAGGACAGACAAAACACACGGGAACTGTGCTTTAGTTATTCCCGTATCACTGCTGGCAGAACAGACATTGCAGCCGATTCGGGATCGCCCTGAAATTTCCATTCAGAAAATCCAATTGCCCAGATATCGTTTTTAATCACAATCAAAGAGGGGTGGAAATGGAGTGGAGGAACTCCAGTAATCCCCATCCATAATCCGATTAGAGAGTGTGTACTGAAGAATCTGAACCTTGAATGATAATAACGGCGATTAGCATTTAAACGGGTGTAAATAAAGAGGATTCGattttgaagagagagagagagaagtggggaaactgagcGCCAGATACAGAATATAATCTGCAGCAAGTGCTCTGAACATTGCGCATCTTCTTGCAGGTTTGGCTACTGTATGTGTGGAGGATGAagtgacggggggaggggggaagaggggagagaaataaataaaGTGTAATACTTGCAGCAGAGCATTGGCAAGGATGTCCCCCCCCCCGGAGaaattctggttttgtttttgggaaagaggagagagaaaagactaAAACCCGACATTAAAATGAAGAGGGATGTGCTCCATACCCCGGGGGATGGGAAGCCCacgcaaccccccgccccccttaaTACAACAAGAACCCAAATCCTGGTTCCTCCCGTGCCCTGGGAGCTCTGCTCTCCCGGCTCAGGGCCGCCGATCCCAGccaggccctgcagcctgagcaggACTCTCGCTCTATGGCGattgctgggagggagccgcCGGCCCTGCGCCCGGGTGCGGCGCGAGCTGGGGGCAAAGGGCTGGACcggctgggggtgctgggctcTCACCTGCGGTTCTGTTTGTCCCCCGGGCAGCGGCGGCCGCGCTCACCCCCTTCACCGTCACCCGGCGGATCGGGCACCCCTACCAGAACCGCACCCCGCCCAAGCGCAAGAAGCCGCGCACCTCCTTCTCCCGGGTGCAGATCTGCGAGCTGGAGAAGCGCTTCCACCGGCAGAAGTACCTGGCCTCGGCCGAGAGGGCGGCGCTCGCCAAGTCCCTCAAGATGACGGACGCGCAGGTCAAGACCTGGTTCCAGAACAGGCGGACCAAGTGGCGGTGAGTCCGGGCCTAGCTGGGCAGCTCCCTCCCGGGCCCCCTTCCTCCgggcttctgttcctggctccccGCATGCAACTCCTGCGCCCTCTTCTTATTGCCCCGACTTACCTTTCCTGGGGTCCCCTCCCGACCTGCCCGCTCCCAATTaccctctcttctctcccctccccacggCCCCCCTCCGCCCGGTCCCATCTCCCCCATCCCTGGCTGCCTCTTTCCCCCTTCCTGCCCGCCTCATTTACATGGAGGGCAGCAGCGTTTCTGTCTCCGACTCCCGGCCCCAGGCTCGGCTGCGGccgctccccacccagccccggtTCTGCTCGGTGCAACTGTGCCCCTTTGCTCCTTGCAAAGCGAAAGCTCCACCTTTCCCGCAGGAGCGGCCAGGGTCCGGGCGGGCCTTCTTCCGGGGAATCGGGCAGATCCTTAAAAGCTAACAGAGGGGTAGAAATGGACCCCAGGCGAGCTGTTCTCCACTTTTATGCCATGCCGCGTGGCAAAGGAAGACCTCAAAGTTGGTAGATCTGCAGGCAGGGAGGAGCGCTGTCACCCCTGCACCGGCTACAAGGGCGAATCTTGAGCGTTAGCCGCAGGGAAAGGCATTGCATAAAGAAAGGATCTTTTGCTCTTCAACTTCGCCCCAAACCGAGTTAATACCGAAGAAACCAGCTGGTCTGAATTGTAGAAATTGCCGGGCCTCCCTGGCGCGGCGGATTTGGAGTCAGGCTGTTTTAAGAAATGTGACATTTCGCTAAACCAAAGCAGGACATATTATTAGCGCGCCCCTAAACGAATTGAACAGCATTGTTCTTCGTCCGTTCTTGAGACTATATGAACGTAAACATCTAGAAAGTGGCTCCATACCCTGATTTCCCGTTTCTTTATATTAGAAATTGACGAATGTAATTCGTAGCAgtaaaattatctttaaaaatgtcactTGCTTTGTCTTGATTACAGAAGGGCCAAGAAAAACGAGCTAAAATCTGTTTTggttcccttttttcccctctctccaggATGAAATATAGGCGAGCAACCCTTTTAATTAAGCTTTTAAACCAGCAACGTTTCACTGGAAATCTGCACTGCAGGAAAGTGGTTGTTTTAGATGATTTCATCAGAaaatattaatgcatttttttatccATTCGCGGCTGGTCTGAAAAATAGAAAATAGAACATTCAAGGCGAGGGAGCATTGTGGATCCTGTGTTTGCTAATTGGCTTGCCTCCTTTATTTTCAACATGTAGAAAATATGGGATTTGATGTAATTATCTGCCGTCTAAAATAACTTTCGGAAATACCCTGTGTCTGTAATTCGATTCCTCCAATAATCTTCCTCCAATAATCTTCGTGCGCAATTCTATTGAAATATTATTTGGAAGAATATGTGTTCGTTTTCTGGTGTAAAGGACTGGGCTGTGTTCGGGatatttttagctatttaaaatggaaataaattccCAAAGTACAGCCCTTTCTCTTGCATGTTAGTATGAAACATCCTGAATTAGAGCAATAGACATCCACAGTACGATCACCGGTATTAGTAGCTAATAGTGTTATATATAGCATATATATAATAGCATATATAATATTGCTTACAAAATTATTGGTTTCTTATAACTGGATTTCCGATATTTTTAAGCGATTGCGGTCATATTTAAGGAAATTTCAAGCCTTGCAGCAATTATTGTAATTATCGAAGAGTATCGATAATAATGCCATAAACCCAGCGAGACATTCAGACATATGTATT
This genomic window from Dermochelys coriacea isolate rDerCor1 chromosome 8, rDerCor1.pri.v4, whole genome shotgun sequence contains:
- the TLX3 gene encoding T-cell leukemia homeobox protein 3 isoform X1, which codes for MDQPTNTQTQHQHEPISFGIDQILNSSDQENSSQPAPRGSDNTNYLGSPVSRTSAPYPSLPASFPGIGAPFEDSGSYSVNLSLAPAGVIRVPAHRPIPGAVPPPISSAIPAMPAVPSLGSLNFPWMESSRRFVKDRFTAAAALTPFTVTRRIGHPYQNRTPPKRKKPRTSFSRVQICELEKRFHRQKYLASAERAALAKSLKMTDAQVKTWFQNRRTKWRMKYRRATLLIKLLNQQRFTGNLHCRKVVVLDDFIRKY
- the TLX3 gene encoding T-cell leukemia homeobox protein 3 isoform X2; its protein translation is MDQPTNTQTQHQHEPISFGIDQILNSSDQENSSQPAPRGSDNTNYLGSPVSRTSAPYPSLPASFPGIGAPFEDSGSYSVNLSLAPAGVIRVPAHRPIPGAVPPPISSAIPAMPAVPSLGSLNFPWMESSRRFVKDRFTAAAALTPFTVTRRIGHPYQNRTPPKRKKPRTSFSRVQICELEKRFHRQKYLASAERAALAKSLKMTDAQVKTWFQNRRTKWRRQTAEEREAERQQASRLMLQLQHDAFQKSLNDSIQPDPLCLHNSSLFALQNLQPWEEENAKIPPVTSLV